From the genome of Balneolaceae bacterium:
TCGGCCGGCTCATGGCCTGGCTGGAACGGGAGAATCTGAAAGATAATACCATTGTGATCTATGGCGGAGACCAGGGCTTCTTTTTGGGGGAGAATGGCTGGTTTGATAAGCGATGGATTTACGAAGAATCATTCAGAATGCCCTTGATTGTTCACTGGCCCGATGGGATTGAACCGGGTTCCGTAAACGAACACCTGGTGCAAAATCTGGATATCGCTCCAACCGTTTTAGATCTGGCCGGAGTGGATAGACCCGACAGAATGCAGGGAAGGTCGATGGTCCCTTTGTTGAAGGGTGAAAATCCGAATGATTGGCGGGATGCCGTTTATTATCAATACTATGAAGGCCCGGAGGTGGAAAACGGGTGGCACGCGGTTGCACGTCATTATGGGTTGCGCACCCAACGGTACACGCTTGCACATTTCCCTGATCATGATGAGTGGGAGTTGTTTGACCTGGAAGAAGATCCCGAGCAGTTAAACAGTGTTTATGGAGATCCTGAGTATGCCGACGTACAAAAGGAATTAAAACAAAAGCTGGATGAACTCCAGGAAAAATATGAGGATGATAGCTGGTCGCAGATTACTCCGGGAGTCCCGTATCATGGAAAGAATCAGTAGTTGAGTTGAGAAGTATCCCCCTTTGAAGGGGGAAAGCGAACAGAGTGAGCCGGGGGATGACTTTCTAAGTCCAGAATTAACCATATCTTGGGTCATTTTTTCTAGAATCAAATACAATGTTTTCATCCCCCATTGCCCCCTTCGAAGGGGGACACTCCTAAAAAAAATCTTACTTCGGACTCATGTTAAAAAGCTTTTTCATTATGTTTATGCATCTTAACAGAATATGCCACTTGAATTCCAAACTCTTAATTGTATGAAACATCTTACATCATCCATTCTGATCACATTGCTCAGCGTGTTGTTTCTTGGTTTTACATGGACAGATAACAATTCTTTGTCTGACAGTGCCGCGGAACAATCAGATGACCGTCCCAATCTCATCCTCATCATCGCTGATGATATGGCATGGAACGATTGTGGGGCGTGCGGCCATCCCAATATTCAAACCCCCAATATCGACAAACTGGCGGATGATGGAATGATGTTTCATAAGGCATTTCTGACAACCAGTTCGTGCAGTCCGTCACGATCAAGCATGATTACCGGGACCTATCCCCATCAAACCGATGCTGAACAGCTTCACTGGGAGGTACCAGCGGAGAAAGTGACGTTTGTTGAAAAACTCAAAGAAGCTGGATACTGGACCGGCCAGGCCGGGAAATGGCACCTTGGAGATCATCTGGTTGACCGGTTTGATATGCTGGCCGAGGAAAGTACTGACGAATTGGAAAAATCCTATGGCGAACTTCCGGAGAGTGATAACAGCGGGTCGCACTTATGGGTGCCGCTGCTGGAGCACCGCCCGGACGATCAGCCCTTTTTTCTCTGGCTGGCCGCCCATGATCCGCACCGAGGCTATGAAGAAGGTATCATAGAGAACCCTCATTCCGTCGATGATGTAATCCTCCCGCCCTATGTACCGGATACCGAAGAGGTGAGAAAGGATTACGCTCTCTATTACGATGAAATCTCCCGGATGGACAGCTATATCGGGGATGTGGTGGAGACTTTGGAAGAACAGGGAGTCAGCGATAACACACTCATTTTGTTTATCAGTGATAACGGCCGCCCGTTTCCGAGAGATAAAACCACGATGTATGACAGCGGTATCAAAACCCCGTGGATCGTGAAATGGCCGGAACGAGTTGAAGCCGGATCACAAACCGAGTCACTGGTTAGTTCTGTGGATATCGGTACGACATTTCTGTCTCTCGCAGGTATTGAGTCCTTTGAATCGTCTCCCGGAGTTGACTTTAGTCCGGTGCTGACAAATCCAGAGGCCGAAGTTCGCGACCGGATTTACAGCCAGGCTCACTGGCACGATCATGAGAACTTTGTCCGAGCTGTCAGGGATGAACGCTTTAAGTACATCAAAAACTTTTTTAATGATCTGCCGCGTACGCCTCCAGCGGATGCTTTGACCGGCGGCACCTTTGGTGAAATTCGCAGGCTTGAAGAGAGCGGTCAACTTGATGACAATCAACGAGATCTCTATTACGAGCCGAGGCCGGAAGAGGAGTTGTACGATCTTGAAAACGATCCGCATGAACTGAATAACCTGGCGGATGATCCGCAATACCGGGACGAATTAACCAAGCTGAGAGGAGAACTTTTAGATTTCATGAAACAGCATGATGACGGCGTTCCCCGTCTGCGGACACCGGATGAATTCCATCGCGTAACCGGCGCACCACTGCCCAATAACGAACTACCGAGAGCACCTAAAAAAGAGATGTTTGGCGGGTGTGAGTGTATTTATCTGCCGCCCGATGGTTACTTTGAAGATCTGCCATAATTGAGGTATCTGGTGGTTGGAATGTGTATATGTATAAGGATCCGATCTCATTATATCGGTATACTATCTGGAATTGAACGTTTATGAATTTTTTCGTTATCCTGTTCAAATATTTAATCACGCACATAATTTTAAAAAATGAAGAAGTTGGATAAAGATTCTAAGAAAAAAAGGTTCAGCCGGAAAGATTTTTTGAAAAAATCGATCCTCGGTTTAGGAGCCTTTACAATTGTTCCCCGCCACGTACTTGGGGGCAACGGATATACGGCTCCAAGTGATCAACTGACAAAAGCAGTGATCGGTGTAGGCGGTATGGGAAGGGGGCATTTGACGTATCCGGGTTCTAAGTTAATTGCTGTGTGTGATGTGGATGAAAACCATTTGAGCCGGGCATTGTCAATGACGCCGGATGGAGTTAGAGGGTACAGTGATTACCGGGAAGTGCTCGAACAGGATGATGTGGATATTGTGCATATTGTAACGCCTCCCCACTGGCATGGAAAAATGTCCGTGGATGCAGCCAATGCCGGTAAAGATATCTGGTGCGAAAAACCGATGACCCGAACCATTGGTGAAGGCCAAGAAGTTGTAAAAGCTGTAGAAAGAAATGGAACCATCTTTCGCTTAAATACATGGTTTCGTTTTAGAAGTAATTTCTATGGCTTGGGAACTACAGTAAAGCCGATCAAGAAACTGGTTGAAAATGATGTTTTCGGCTGGCCCCTGAAAGTAACGCTGAGCGAAACAACGGGATTTAACTGGAAGTTTGTTTGGAGGGGTAAAACGGATCTGGAGCCTCAATGGATACCGGAAGCATTGGACTATAATATGTGGTTAGGGCCGGCACCGTATAAACCATACCATGAACATCGGGTTCACAGCAATTTTCGGGGATACTGGGATTACGACGGCGGAGGACTGGGAGATATGGGTCAACACTATATCGATCCGTCTCAATACTTGTTAAATAAAGACCATACAAACCCTATTTACGTTGATGTAGATGCTCCGCAACAACATCCTGATGCAGCCTCCTCGTGGCGAAGAATTGAGTTTACCTACGATGATGGGTGTAAAATTGTGTTGGATGGTGAAAACCGGGATAAAGACGCTGCTTTTATTGAAGGGCCAAAGGGAAAACTGTACCGGGGTTTTCAATCAGATATTCCCAATATTAGAAAATTAGCAGATTCGTTGCCGGAACCTAAAACTCAAGTAACAGATTTTAGCGAAGCCGTTAAAAAACGGAAAACATTTGCCCTGAATGAGAAAAATGGTCACAGGTCATGCAATATCGTAAACCTTGGAATTATAGCCGTACGCCTTGGGCGGTCGCTGGAGTTTGATCCGGAAACGCAGACAATTGTGAATGATGAAGCGGCAAACCGGATGATTCATCAACCCATGCGTTCTCCCTGGCAGATATAGGTACTCGTTATCAATTAAATTCCATAGATCAACGTTGCGTGTTAACAATAAATAGTGTCAGGTCAATTATAATATACCGGGTAATTAATTTAGAAAAATGGGGTAATCCAAAGACAAGAATTACGGATGAACCTTGAATCTGCTACATTTAGAACTTTCATCGTTTCGCCCTCTCCCCCAACCCCTCTCCCCGCGGGAGAGGGGCGAAGGGGTGAGGGTGAAACGAATTTTTTGCACTGATTCGTGATTATTTACCAGATTATTTAACACGTATAAAAAAATTATGATCGACATATCGACTGAAAACATAAATTAGACTGACAATTATCCAAACAAAATGAAATTTTTCTCAACAGTTTTTAAAGCTGCTATTGTTTTCTCACTGGTATTTACCTCCTGTAAACCGGCTGAGGTTACACAGCAAGAACCTGAACCGGCTGCAGCGAATAATATTCATCAGGAGGTATCGAAACTCATTATAAATATGCCGGCTGAGCATCATCAGGAAGAGGTTTGGGTCAATGAACAACTTGTGGATCTTGGAAGGTGATGCTGTTCATGTTCTGTCGGGAATGTTGATTGACCCGGCCCTGGGCAGTGATCTTCAGGCCCGGTATGCACTGAGCAGCCTGGCGAACTATGTGGCCCGGCCCGGAGCCGAATCAGAAAAAAGAGCATTTGAAACGGCGTTGCTGTCCGAAATTCAAAAAGATCACTCGCATGAAGTACAATCATTTTTAATGGAGCAGCTCAGGCTTTCGGCAAGTGACAGATCAGTGCCGGTTTTAGAATCTTTTTTAACACATGACAGGCTATATAATGATGCACTGCGCGTCTTTTTGATTATTGACTCGCCCGCCGCCGCGAACAGTATAAGGCAATCCTTGCCTGCATCGGAGGGGCCGAAGAAAGTCGCGCTGATTAAAGCTCTTGGTGAGCTTAAAGACAGGCAGTCCGTTGAAATGATTCAGCATGCTGCCGGATCAGATCAGTGGCCATTGGTTCGTATGTCACTTTTTGCTCTATCCAATATTGGAGAGCCCGGCGCATCTTCACTTTTTGAGCAGGCCATAGATACGAACAGCGGATTCAGGCAGTCCGAAATCATCTCTTATTATGCAGGCTATGCAGAAGCCCTGCTGGAGTCTGGTTATGCTGCCGAAAGTGATGTCATAGCGGAATATTTTTTAAAAGGAGAATTTCCGGCACACATTAAAAGCAGCGCACTTCAAATCCGTTTTCAGGTTCAGGGTGAAGAAATTGTTGATGAGCTGATACAGATTGCACAAAACTCCGAACAAATTCTTGCAACATCCGCATTGAGGCTGATCAATGAGCTGGAAGGAGAAGAAATAACCAATAAATTGATAGATGGATTCGAAGAGTCATCTTCAGAATCCAATGCAACCTACTTTATTGAAGCGTTGGGAGATCGGGGGGACTTATCAGCAGTTTCTGTTTTAAGAGATCAAAGCGAACATTCGAGTAGTGAAATCAGATTGGCTGCGTTGCAGGCTCTGCACCAGATCCAGGATGAAGTTGAACCCGAACTTGCTATTGGAGTTTTAGATAAAGCCAATACAGATCAGGAAATTGAACAGATTGAAAATCTACTGCTTCAATTGGAGCCTGACGTTGTGGTGCCTGTTGCGGCTAAATCATTAACGGAAGTTTCCTCCAAAACAAAGCCGGTCCTTATCGATCTTTTAGCGACCTACCGGGCGAATGATCATAAGACGACTGTGTTGAATGAGTGGGACAGTGACGAGGAAGCGGTCAGAGTGGCTGTATACGATTACCTGGGAGTTGTTGGGAATGAGACGGATGCAGACCTGCTTGTTGAACGATTCAATGACGATATTTCAGATGATGAATTACAATTCCTTCAGACAGCCCTGGCTTCTGTCCTGAACCGGTCTGTGGCAGAAACAGAGCGAGACCAACTTTTCCGAACTTATTACAACAATGGTTCAAACCTGCAAAAAGCCCGTTTGACAAGCACCGTACCCCACATTGATGGAATGAATACTGTCGATATTATAGAAACGTCCCTTCGCCATTCCAACGCACAGGTGCAGTCCGCTTCTATGGAGGTGATGGGCATGTGGAACAGTACAGATATCCTGCCTCTGTTTACCCTGGCTGTATCAAAAACATCCGGCGAAGATCAACTGGCATTAATTAAAAACTTCACGCAGATCATCCATCGATCAGATAAGAGTCTTTCAGAGAAAGAGACGCTCATTCATGACCTCTTTTCAGCTATTGAGGGGAATCATTACAAAATTGAACTGCTCAACCATCTTGCTGAAAGCAGTGAATTGTTAACCCTGCAAACCCTCACCCAGTATGTTAATCATGAAAGGGAAGAGATTCGGGAAGCTTCCGTTCGTATCCTGTCTGATATTTTAGAACCGCACTATTCTGGAGAATCTGAACAGTTAAACCTGCCCAACGGAATACTTGCGGTTTTGAATGAAGAGATCAGGGATAAAGTAAAAGATGAGCTTGTGGAAAGATCGAACAGTCAAAACAAAAACCAGGAAGATCAGGAAGCAGAAAGTGAACCGCTGTTTGGTTCCCTGTTTAATGGCGAAAACCTGGACGGATGGCAGGTCATCGGCAATCAGGAATCCTGGGGAGTGGAAGATGGAATTTTATATACCGATGGTGCCGGCAGCGGGTGGATATCGACCGAAGGTCAGTATGATGATTTTATCATTGAACTTGAGTACAGAGTACCTGAAGGCGGCAACAGCGGACTGTTTCTAAGGGCGCCCCATGAAGGAAA
Proteins encoded in this window:
- a CDS encoding sulfatase; this translates as MKHLTSSILITLLSVLFLGFTWTDNNSLSDSAAEQSDDRPNLILIIADDMAWNDCGACGHPNIQTPNIDKLADDGMMFHKAFLTTSSCSPSRSSMITGTYPHQTDAEQLHWEVPAEKVTFVEKLKEAGYWTGQAGKWHLGDHLVDRFDMLAEESTDELEKSYGELPESDNSGSHLWVPLLEHRPDDQPFFLWLAAHDPHRGYEEGIIENPHSVDDVILPPYVPDTEEVRKDYALYYDEISRMDSYIGDVVETLEEQGVSDNTLILFISDNGRPFPRDKTTMYDSGIKTPWIVKWPERVEAGSQTESLVSSVDIGTTFLSLAGIESFESSPGVDFSPVLTNPEAEVRDRIYSQAHWHDHENFVRAVRDERFKYIKNFFNDLPRTPPADALTGGTFGEIRRLEESGQLDDNQRDLYYEPRPEEELYDLENDPHELNNLADDPQYRDELTKLRGELLDFMKQHDDGVPRLRTPDEFHRVTGAPLPNNELPRAPKKEMFGGCECIYLPPDGYFEDLP
- a CDS encoding Gfo/Idh/MocA family oxidoreductase; amino-acid sequence: MDKDSKKKRFSRKDFLKKSILGLGAFTIVPRHVLGGNGYTAPSDQLTKAVIGVGGMGRGHLTYPGSKLIAVCDVDENHLSRALSMTPDGVRGYSDYREVLEQDDVDIVHIVTPPHWHGKMSVDAANAGKDIWCEKPMTRTIGEGQEVVKAVERNGTIFRLNTWFRFRSNFYGLGTTVKPIKKLVENDVFGWPLKVTLSETTGFNWKFVWRGKTDLEPQWIPEALDYNMWLGPAPYKPYHEHRVHSNFRGYWDYDGGGLGDMGQHYIDPSQYLLNKDHTNPIYVDVDAPQQHPDAASSWRRIEFTYDDGCKIVLDGENRDKDAAFIEGPKGKLYRGFQSDIPNIRKLADSLPEPKTQVTDFSEAVKKRKTFALNEKNGHRSCNIVNLGIIAVRLGRSLEFDPETQTIVNDEAANRMIHQPMRSPWQI
- a CDS encoding family 16 glycoside hydrolase, which encodes MWILEGDAVHVLSGMLIDPALGSDLQARYALSSLANYVARPGAESEKRAFETALLSEIQKDHSHEVQSFLMEQLRLSASDRSVPVLESFLTHDRLYNDALRVFLIIDSPAAANSIRQSLPASEGPKKVALIKALGELKDRQSVEMIQHAAGSDQWPLVRMSLFALSNIGEPGASSLFEQAIDTNSGFRQSEIISYYAGYAEALLESGYAAESDVIAEYFLKGEFPAHIKSSALQIRFQVQGEEIVDELIQIAQNSEQILATSALRLINELEGEEITNKLIDGFEESSSESNATYFIEALGDRGDLSAVSVLRDQSEHSSSEIRLAALQALHQIQDEVEPELAIGVLDKANTDQEIEQIENLLLQLEPDVVVPVAAKSLTEVSSKTKPVLIDLLATYRANDHKTTVLNEWDSDEEAVRVAVYDYLGVVGNETDADLLVERFNDDISDDELQFLQTALASVLNRSVAETERDQLFRTYYNNGSNLQKARLTSTVPHIDGMNTVDIIETSLRHSNAQVQSASMEVMGMWNSTDILPLFTLAVSKTSGEDQLALIKNFTQIIHRSDKSLSEKETLIHDLFSAIEGNHYKIELLNHLAESSELLTLQTLTQYVNHEREEIREASVRILSDILEPHYSGESEQLNLPNGILAVLNEEIRDKVKDELVERSNSQNKNQEDQEAESEPLFGSLFNGENLDGWQVIGNQESWGVEDGILYTDGAGSGWISTEGQYDDFIIELEYRVPEGGNSGLFLRAPHEGNPANEGLEIQILDDYAERYADLKPWQYTGSIYFEQAVSKRVTKPAGEWQSMKVRAEGPNIQVTLNGEQIINANLIQYMENAPNHPGLLKRSGYIGLQNHGDRVDFRNIKITGID